One genomic segment of Helianthus annuus cultivar XRQ/B chromosome 14, HanXRQr2.0-SUNRISE, whole genome shotgun sequence includes these proteins:
- the LOC110942592 gene encoding extensin-1-like: protein MSVRGGPEFSSPQAFSNYPPIPEDPQMDGPSNVVSEIDITPATFAPQPPPMGFENPIPTYPDMTGYNPFEPQAPTGYNYQPPAYDPYVEAVTYNALYPSPFPPVYLTGYPIYGYQYPPPNHSHNLNLHPNNN, encoded by the coding sequence atgtccgtgcgagggggccCAGAATTTAGCTCCCCTCAAGCTTTTAGCAACTATCCTCCCATCCCTGAAGATCCACAAATGGATGGACCTTCAAATGTTGTGTCGGAAATTGACATCACACCGGCCACCTTTGCACCACAACCACCTCCGATGGGTTTCGAAAACCCTATCCCTACATACCCAGATATGACTGGGTATAACCCGTTCGAGCCACAAGCTCCTACAGGTTATAACTACCAACCACCTGCTTACGACCCATACGTCGAAGCGGTCACTTATAATGCTCTCTATCCTTCACCTTTCCCACCTGTATACCTAACTGGGTATCCTATCTATGGGTATCAATACCCTCCACCCAATCACAGCCATAACCTCAACCTCCACCCCAACAATAACTAG